Within the Bacillus oleivorans genome, the region GAAAAATCACTCTTTTTTGTTTGTCAACTTTCGGGGTGGTCCTCTAACGGCTCGCGGAATGCGTGATATCTTAAACAAAATTATGGATCAGGCAGCGATGCATGCTCATATCCATCCTCATATGCTGCGGCATACGTTTGCTACGCATATGCTGAATAACGGTGCAGATTTACGTTCGGTCCAAGAGTTATTAGGACATAGCAATCTTTCATCTACCCAGGTCTATACACATGTAACAAAAGAGCATTTACGAAAAACGTATCAGTCATTTCATCCGCGTGCTTAAGTGTAACTCGAGAAGGAGGAAATCAAATGTCTAACTTTCATGCTACAACGATATTTGCAGTCCAGCACAATGGAAAATGTGCAATGGCTGGAGATGGACAGGTTACCTTTGGAAATGCAGTGGTAATGAAGCATACTGCCAGAAAGTTAAGAAGGTTGTTTGGAGGAAAGGTATTGGCAGGCTTTGCGGGTTCTGTTGCTGATGCATTCACCCTTTTCGAAATGTTTGAGGGCAAGCTTGAAGAGTTTAACGGGAACTTACAAAGAGCTGCAGTTGAATTGGCCAAACAATGGCGAAGTGATAAAGTTTTGCGAAAGCTCGAAGCGATGCTGATTGTTATGAATCAGACGCATATGCTTTTAATTTCAGGTACGGGTGAAGTCATCGAGCCAGATGATGGAATTATAGCAATTGGTTCAGGTGGGAATTATGCTCTTGCTGCCGGGAGAGCCTTAAAGCGCAATGCAGGTGAGTATCTTGATGCTCACGCGATTGCAAAAGCAGCATTAGAAACGGCAGCAGAAATTTGCGTTTATACGAATCATGAAATTATCATAGAGGAGCTGTAAACATGGTGAATCTAGCGAAGGGAAACGCAACTTATTTAACACCTCGACAAATTGTGGAACGATTAGACCAATATATCATTGGCCAAAAAGATGCAAAGAGGGCGGTAGCTGTTGCATTAAGGAATCGTTTTCGCCGGAGCCAGCTGCCTGAAAAGCTAAGAGATGAAATTAGTCCAAAAAATATTTTAATGATTGGACCAACTGGAGTAGGGAAAACAGAAATTGCAAGACGCATGGCGAAGCTGGTAGGAGCTCCATTTGTGAAGGTTGAGGCAACAAAATTTACAGAAGTAGGTTATGTCGGCCGGGATGTTGAATCAATGGTTCGCGACCTTGTGGAAACATCTGTAAGGCTTGTTAAGGAAGAAAAACTGCTCAGTGTTCGTGAAAAAGCCGAAAAAAATGCCAATAAACGATTGGTAGAGTTACTAGTACCAGGCAAAAAGAAACAAACGAATATGAAAAACCCTTTTGAAATGCTGTTTGGCGGAGGCGATCAAAATGACGATCAGCAATCCAACAATGATGATCACAATCTGATTGAGCGCCGAAAGATTGTCAAAGAAAAGTTAGACTTAGGTGAACTTGAAAACGAGTACGTAACCGTTGAAGTCGAAGAACAGCAGCCATCTATGTTCGATTTACTCCAAGGTTCTGGAATGGAACAAATGGGGATGAACATGCAGGATGCCCTAAGCAGCCTGATGCCGAAAAAGAAAAAGCGAAGAAAGCTTACAGTCCGGGAAGCAAGAAAAGTCATTGCGAATGAGGAAGCCAATAAGCTTATTGATATGGATGAAGTAACATCCGAAGCGATATTCAGAGCTGAACAAACCGGTATCATTTTTATCGATGAAATTGATAAAATCGCAAGCCGCGGCAATCAGACTTCAAACGCAGACGTTTCAAGGGAAGGCGTACAGCGGGATATCCTGCCAATTGTTGAAGGATCTACAGTTGTTACAAAGTATGGTTCAGTAAAAACCGATCATATTCTGTTCATGGCAGCCGGGGCTTTTCATACGGCAAAGCCATCCGATTTGATTCCTGAACTGCAAGGACGATTCCCAATTCGGGTCGAGCTAGGAAAATTATCGGCTGAAGACTTTGTCAGAATTTTAGTAGAACCTGATAATGCCTTAATTAAACAATACAAAGCATTATTAGAAACAGAAGGTATACAAATTGAATTTTCTGACGATGCTATTCGTAGAATTGCCGAAATCGCTTTTGATGTGAATCAAAACACAGATAATATCGGGGCTAGAAGATTACATACAATTTTAGAAAAGCTGCTGGAGGATCTTTCATTTGAAGGGCCTGATATCAACTTAGAAACAGTTAAAATTACAAAAGAGTATGTGGATGATAAGCTAAGTGCGATTTCAAAAGACAAAGATTTAAGTCAATTCATACTTTAATTAAGTGTGGCCCCCCTTCATTTAAGGAGGAAAACACTTAAGCCAGACAACTCACAGCTTAAAATAAAAAAATAAATAGGATGCAGCAAGCAATGTAGTAGGAGGAAGAACAATGGATTTATTATCAAAAACAAGAAAAATTAATGCGATGCTTCAAAAAGCAGCAGGAAAACCTGTTAATTTCATGGATATGGCCAACACTTTAAGTGAAGTCATTGAAGCAAATGTGTATGTGTTAAGCCGCAGAGGGAAATTACTAGGTTTTGCCATTAATCAGCAAATTGAAAATGAGCGTATGAAACAAATGCTCGCTGAACGCCAATTTCCAGAAGAATATACTAAAAATTTATTTAGTATCCAAGAAACTTCTCCAAATCTTGACGTTTATAGTGAGCATACAGCTTTCCCGGTAGAAAATAGAGATCTGTTTAAAAACGGGTTAACTACAATAGTTCCGATTAACGGCGGAGGAGAAAGATTAGGTACGCTCATTCTCGCTAGGGTAAACGCTGAGTTTTCAGATGACGATTTAATTTTAGCTGAATACGGGGCTACTGTAGTAGGAATGGAAATTCTCCGTGAAAAATCAGAAGAAATTGAAGAGGAAGCTCGAAGTAAAGCAGTTGTTCAAATGGCGATCAGTTCACTTTCTTATAGCGAATTAGAAGCAATTGAACATATTTTTGAAGAATTAAGCGGTAAAGAAGGCCTTTTAGTTGCTTCTAAGATTGCAGACAGAGTCGGGATTACCCGTTCTGTAATCGTCAATGCACTTAGAAAGCTGGAAAGTGCTGGTGTTATTGAATCCCGTTCATTAGGGATGAAAGGTACCTATATCAAAGTTTTAAATGATAAATTCTTAGATGAACTTGAAAAACTAAAAACTTCTTGATAAAAATGAATAGTTTGTTCTGAACAGACAAAATCAGTTTAGACAGTCTTAAAAAACACATGGCTTTTTCGATTGAAAAGGCCATGTGTTTTTTTGTCGAATCAAAGTATGTAATTTTGGCAAAGTCAAATCAATTTATTTTGTGTATTTTATATTAATAAAATTTTTTTTGCGTAAAAAAGGAAGGATTTTGTTACAGTTGAAACATTACTGAAAATTTGAACAAAAAGGGAATGAAAATAGGTTAGAAAAATTTTCCTAATGGAGAAAAAGTCAATATTCATGCGGTTTCGACACTGTTTTTTCGACAAACTTCTATTTCCAGAATTTCATGATACTGGTTAATTGCCAAAATTCGACTAGCGGGCAATCCCATTTACCTCTTGAGAAAATAGGAAAATAGACATAGTAAAATGTCGTTTTACTTCATAGACATATGGGGCGTTTATCATTAGAATAGTTATTATATTAGGTTTATCTTCCAGTATTTTTTCAAGTGTTACATTTCAATTACGCGAGGTGATCTTTGTGAAATTATTTTCTGATATCTTTACTTCGCTCGAACAGGGGTTACAATATTCGACAACAAAACAAAAAGCCATTTCAGACAATATTGCAAATGTCGACACTCCCAACTATAAGGCGAAGACAGTTACCTTCCAAGATACACTTCAAAAGGCGACATTAGAAATTAATGCCTATAGAACCGACGCAAGACATTTTACCTTCACTGCAAATACCAATAGCAGTCCTGTTATTGAAGCAAAATCCACGCTTGTTTACAACAACAATGGAAATAGTGTTGATATGGATAAGGAAATGGCAGATTTGGCAAAAAACCAAATTTATTACAATGCTTTAATTGACAGACTTAGCAGCAAGTTTTCATCCCTGCAAAATGTCATAAAGGGAGGACAATAAGATGAACGCCTTTAACAGTTTTAATATTACTTCATCAGCGCTTTCTGCCCAAAGGCTTAGAATGGATGTTATTTCGTCTAACATGGCCAATGCCGATACAACCCGGGCTGAACTCGTTAATGGCGAATGGCAGCCGTACCGGAGAAAAATGGTTGTGCTAGAATCAGAAAACAGCTTTTCAGGTCTATTAAATCGGGCTATGAATAACAAATCAGCGGACGGGGGAGTGGCCGTAACGAATGTAGTGGATGATCAAACTCCTTTTAATCTTGTCTATGACCCAAGCCATCCTGATGCCAATGAACAAGGCTATGTTGAAATGCCGAATGTTGATCCGTTAAGAGAGATGGTAGATCTTATAAGTGCAACAAGATCATATGAAGCCAACGTAACGGTATTGAATGCGACAAAAGCAATGATGATGAAAGCTTTAGAAATTGGGAAATAGAGGGGGAATTTAAATGATTAATCCAATATCCGGTCCAGCCCTGCCAACTGCTGCTGCTGCGAATACAGAGCGTACAAGTCCATTTGAAGCTCAGAAATCATTTTCTTCATGGTTAAAAGATTCGATTGAACAGGTTAATAAAGCTCAAGTTGAATCAGATCAGATGACCCAGAAATTAATTCAGGGAGAAGATGTAGAATTACACGAAGTTATGATTGCTGCTTCAAAAGCAAGTGTTACGTTACAAGCTACAATTGAAGTAAGAAATAAAGTAGTTGATGCTTATAAAGAAGTTATGAGAATGCAACTATAAGTTTTTCTTTTGTAGAGGATTTCCACGCTTGGTAAGCGTGTATGTACTCGGGGGATAAGAATGAATGAATCGCTTCTAAGACAATTAAAGGGAATACAAACATTTTGGAAAGAGCGAACAAGGCAGCAAAGATTAGCGTTCGTGTCTGCCATATTAATCATCTTTATTAGTCTAACCGTTATTATTTTACTAGCTTCAAAGAGTAATATGGTTCCTTTATACAGTAATTTATCGCCTTCCGAAACGGGTGTCATTAAAGAAACATTAGATGGCAGAGGAATTGACTCCGTTATTACAGATGGGGGAACGACGATTTCGGTTCCAGAACAATTTGTAGATACGCTAAAAGTTGAATTAGCTGCTGAGGGGATCCCTGATTCTGGTCAGATCGATTATTCCTTCTTTAGCGATAACGCTGGAATCGGGACAACAGAACAAGAGTTTAATGTAATGAAGCTTGATGCCATGCAAACAGAACTTGCTAATCTCATCAAAGGGATTGATGGTGTCGAGGATGCCCAAGTGATGCTAAGTCTGCCTGAGCAAGGAATTTTTGTCA harbors:
- the hslV gene encoding ATP-dependent protease subunit HslV, whose protein sequence is MSNFHATTIFAVQHNGKCAMAGDGQVTFGNAVVMKHTARKLRRLFGGKVLAGFAGSVADAFTLFEMFEGKLEEFNGNLQRAAVELAKQWRSDKVLRKLEAMLIVMNQTHMLLISGTGEVIEPDDGIIAIGSGGNYALAAGRALKRNAGEYLDAHAIAKAALETAAEICVYTNHEIIIEEL
- the hslU gene encoding HslU--HslV peptidase ATPase subunit, coding for MVNLAKGNATYLTPRQIVERLDQYIIGQKDAKRAVAVALRNRFRRSQLPEKLRDEISPKNILMIGPTGVGKTEIARRMAKLVGAPFVKVEATKFTEVGYVGRDVESMVRDLVETSVRLVKEEKLLSVREKAEKNANKRLVELLVPGKKKQTNMKNPFEMLFGGGDQNDDQQSNNDDHNLIERRKIVKEKLDLGELENEYVTVEVEEQQPSMFDLLQGSGMEQMGMNMQDALSSLMPKKKKRRKLTVREARKVIANEEANKLIDMDEVTSEAIFRAEQTGIIFIDEIDKIASRGNQTSNADVSREGVQRDILPIVEGSTVVTKYGSVKTDHILFMAAGAFHTAKPSDLIPELQGRFPIRVELGKLSAEDFVRILVEPDNALIKQYKALLETEGIQIEFSDDAIRRIAEIAFDVNQNTDNIGARRLHTILEKLLEDLSFEGPDINLETVKITKEYVDDKLSAISKDKDLSQFIL
- the codY gene encoding GTP-sensing pleiotropic transcriptional regulator CodY is translated as MDLLSKTRKINAMLQKAAGKPVNFMDMANTLSEVIEANVYVLSRRGKLLGFAINQQIENERMKQMLAERQFPEEYTKNLFSIQETSPNLDVYSEHTAFPVENRDLFKNGLTTIVPINGGGERLGTLILARVNAEFSDDDLILAEYGATVVGMEILREKSEEIEEEARSKAVVQMAISSLSYSELEAIEHIFEELSGKEGLLVASKIADRVGITRSVIVNALRKLESAGVIESRSLGMKGTYIKVLNDKFLDELEKLKTS
- the flgB gene encoding flagellar basal body rod protein FlgB, which codes for MKLFSDIFTSLEQGLQYSTTKQKAISDNIANVDTPNYKAKTVTFQDTLQKATLEINAYRTDARHFTFTANTNSSPVIEAKSTLVYNNNGNSVDMDKEMADLAKNQIYYNALIDRLSSKFSSLQNVIKGGQ
- the flgC gene encoding flagellar basal body rod protein FlgC — its product is MNAFNSFNITSSALSAQRLRMDVISSNMANADTTRAELVNGEWQPYRRKMVVLESENSFSGLLNRAMNNKSADGGVAVTNVVDDQTPFNLVYDPSHPDANEQGYVEMPNVDPLREMVDLISATRSYEANVTVLNATKAMMMKALEIGK
- the fliE gene encoding flagellar hook-basal body complex protein FliE; its protein translation is MINPISGPALPTAAAANTERTSPFEAQKSFSSWLKDSIEQVNKAQVESDQMTQKLIQGEDVELHEVMIAASKASVTLQATIEVRNKVVDAYKEVMRMQL